In one window of Skermanella rosea DNA:
- a CDS encoding phytanoyl-CoA dioxygenase family protein: MKLTPEQLAEFADQGYIFLPEAFTPEEVEVLRREAEQIYRSDRPEVWREKSGAPRTAFAAHTYNEAFRILGAHPRLIEPVEQFFGEKLYMHQYKINAKAAFDGEVWQWHQDYGTWARDDGMPEPRAMNISVFIDEVMPINGPLMLIPRSHTHGTLPAGHDKQTTSYPLWTLDHDTVAKLVDEGGIVAPTGKPGSVLMFHGNLVHGSAGNITPYPRKIVYLTLCAVSNHIRKPTRPEWIAHQDFTPIETVADDALTAYARSGRLAAE; this comes from the coding sequence ATGAAACTGACCCCGGAACAGCTCGCCGAATTCGCCGATCAGGGCTACATCTTCCTGCCGGAAGCCTTCACGCCCGAGGAGGTCGAGGTCCTGCGCCGCGAGGCCGAGCAGATCTACCGCTCCGACCGGCCGGAGGTCTGGCGCGAGAAAAGCGGCGCGCCGCGCACCGCCTTCGCCGCGCACACCTACAACGAGGCCTTCCGCATCCTCGGCGCCCATCCCCGCCTGATCGAGCCGGTGGAGCAGTTCTTCGGCGAAAAGCTCTACATGCACCAGTACAAGATCAACGCCAAGGCGGCCTTTGACGGCGAGGTCTGGCAGTGGCACCAGGATTATGGAACCTGGGCGCGCGACGACGGCATGCCGGAACCCCGCGCCATGAACATCTCGGTCTTCATCGACGAAGTCATGCCGATCAACGGTCCCCTGATGCTGATCCCGCGCAGCCACACGCACGGCACGCTGCCAGCCGGCCACGACAAGCAGACCACCTCCTATCCGCTCTGGACGCTGGATCACGATACCGTCGCCAAACTGGTGGACGAAGGCGGGATCGTCGCACCGACCGGCAAGCCCGGCTCGGTGCTGATGTTCCACGGCAACCTTGTCCATGGTTCGGCTGGCAACATCACCCCCTACCCTCGCAAGATCGTGTATCTGACCCTGTGCGCGGTCTCCAACCACATCCGCAAGCCGACCCGGCCGGAATGGATCGCCCATCAGGATTTCACGCCGATCGAGACGGTCGCCGACGACGCCCTGACCGCCTATGCCCGGTCCGGCCGGCTGGCCGCGGAGTAA
- a CDS encoding GntR family transcriptional regulator: MKPISSQPVLIDQVYESLVKAIADGSLPAGSRIRQEELAERLGVSRQPVSHALQLLKRQGLLVESGKRGLTVAPLDSARILDLYQVRTSLDALAARLAAQRIAAGTAGPAARRELEDALQRGASLDPDRPAAAFIQADVEFHTAIYRLSGNTAIEETVAPQWPHLKRSMGVVLNDPGHRPKVWNEHAVIAGFILAGDAAGAEAAALKHTDRAGTETSQRLAAINQAA, translated from the coding sequence ATGAAGCCGATATCCTCCCAGCCGGTTCTGATCGACCAGGTTTACGAATCCCTCGTCAAGGCGATCGCCGACGGCAGTTTGCCGGCCGGCAGCCGAATCCGCCAGGAGGAACTTGCCGAACGGCTCGGCGTCTCCCGCCAGCCGGTCAGCCACGCTCTCCAGCTCCTCAAGCGCCAGGGCCTGCTCGTGGAAAGCGGCAAGCGCGGCCTGACGGTGGCGCCGCTGGATTCCGCCCGCATCCTGGACCTGTACCAGGTCAGGACATCGCTCGACGCCCTCGCCGCCCGTCTGGCCGCCCAGCGGATCGCCGCCGGCACCGCCGGTCCCGCGGCACGCCGCGAGCTCGAAGACGCGCTTCAGCGCGGCGCATCGCTGGACCCGGACCGGCCTGCCGCCGCCTTCATCCAGGCCGACGTCGAGTTCCATACCGCGATCTACCGCCTGTCGGGCAACACGGCGATCGAGGAAACCGTGGCACCGCAATGGCCGCATCTCAAACGGTCCATGGGCGTCGTCCTCAATGATCCCGGGCACCGTCCCAAGGTCTGGAACGAACACGCCGTCATCGCCGGCTTCATACTGGCCGGCGATGCCGCCGGTGCCGAAGCCGCGGCGCTCAAGCACACCGACCGCGCCGGCACCGAGACGTCCCAAAGGCTGGCTGCCATAAACCAGGCCGCCTGA
- a CDS encoding MBL fold metallo-hydrolase, translated as MRITILGSGGSGGVPLIGGDWGACDPANPKNRRSRPSILVEDRGARVLVDSSPDLREQLIATRTTWLSGVVFTHGHADHTHGLDDLRGINHAMDAPLDVYADRGTLDDLMHRFGYCFTPIKPGGIYYKPALVAHEITGPFSVGGLEIVPFEQDHGWMKTLGFRFGRFGYSTDVVRMEDAAFEALEGIDTWVVDCVRVAPAHPVHAHLELTLRWIERLRPRRAYLTHMNQSMDYETVLAMLPPGVEPAYDGLVIDIPD; from the coding sequence ATGAGGATCACGATACTCGGCTCGGGAGGCTCCGGAGGGGTTCCGCTGATCGGAGGCGACTGGGGGGCCTGCGACCCCGCCAACCCGAAGAACCGGCGGAGCCGCCCGTCGATCCTAGTGGAGGACCGGGGTGCCCGTGTGCTGGTCGACAGCAGTCCCGACCTGCGCGAACAGCTGATCGCCACCCGGACGACATGGCTGAGCGGCGTGGTCTTCACCCATGGTCATGCAGACCATACCCATGGGTTGGACGACCTCCGGGGGATCAACCACGCGATGGACGCGCCCCTGGACGTCTATGCGGACAGGGGCACCCTGGACGACCTGATGCACCGGTTCGGATACTGCTTCACGCCGATCAAGCCGGGAGGAATCTATTACAAGCCGGCGCTGGTCGCCCACGAGATCACCGGCCCGTTCAGCGTGGGCGGACTGGAGATCGTGCCGTTCGAGCAGGACCATGGCTGGATGAAGACGCTGGGCTTCCGGTTCGGCCGGTTCGGCTATTCCACGGATGTGGTCAGGATGGAGGATGCCGCCTTCGAGGCGCTGGAGGGCATCGACACCTGGGTGGTCGACTGCGTCCGCGTGGCGCCAGCCCATCCCGTGCATGCCCACCTGGAGCTGACGCTGCGTTGGATCGAACGGCTCCGCCCGCGCCGGGCCTACCTGACGCACATGAACCAGAGCATGGACTATGAGACGGTGCTGGCGATGCTCCCTCCGGGAGTCGAGCCGGCCTATGACGGCCTGGTGATCGACATCCCGGATTGA
- a CDS encoding NAD(P)H-dependent oxidoreductase, producing the protein MNLHHLLQARVAAGRPVRVGLIGAGKFGSMFLSQVPTTPGLEVAVIADLDPERARAACRQVGWDEARIARTEFVTSGAEACGHDAVEVVVEATGAPAAGIAHARAAIAAGKHIVMVNVEADVLAGPLLAEEARAKGVVYSMAYGDQPALTAEMVDWGRSCGFQVVAAGKGTKYLPLFHAVTPHDVWTHYGLTPEEARKAGMNAQMFNSFLDGTKSALEMAAIANACDLAVPSDGLLFPPCGVDDLPHVLRPASVGGVLEREGMVETVSSLERDGRPVFRDLRWGVYVVLKAPNDYARACFKQYGLKTDDTGSYAAMYKPYHLIGLELGISVLSAALRGEPTGQTRGFRGDVAAVAKRPLKAGEMLDGEGGYTVWGKLVPAERSLAEGALPIGLAHKVKLLKDVPAGRIVTWADISVPDTEAVRVRRDMERRFALKETSAAAE; encoded by the coding sequence ATGAACCTGCATCATCTGCTCCAGGCGCGGGTCGCCGCCGGCAGGCCGGTCCGGGTCGGCCTGATCGGCGCCGGCAAGTTCGGCTCCATGTTCCTGTCCCAGGTCCCCACGACGCCGGGCCTGGAGGTCGCCGTCATCGCCGACCTCGACCCGGAACGGGCCCGCGCCGCGTGCCGGCAGGTCGGCTGGGACGAGGCCCGGATCGCCCGGACGGAGTTCGTCACCTCCGGTGCCGAGGCCTGCGGCCATGACGCGGTCGAGGTCGTCGTGGAGGCGACCGGAGCGCCAGCGGCGGGCATTGCCCATGCCCGCGCCGCCATCGCGGCCGGCAAGCATATCGTCATGGTGAACGTCGAGGCCGACGTGCTCGCCGGTCCCCTGCTGGCCGAGGAGGCCCGCGCCAAGGGCGTCGTCTACTCCATGGCCTATGGCGACCAGCCCGCCCTCACCGCCGAGATGGTGGACTGGGGCCGCTCCTGCGGGTTCCAGGTGGTCGCGGCCGGCAAGGGGACCAAGTACCTGCCGCTGTTCCACGCGGTGACGCCGCACGATGTCTGGACCCATTACGGTCTGACACCGGAGGAAGCGCGCAAGGCCGGCATGAACGCCCAGATGTTCAATTCCTTCCTGGACGGGACCAAGTCGGCGCTCGAGATGGCTGCCATCGCGAACGCCTGCGATCTCGCCGTGCCGTCCGACGGCCTGCTCTTTCCGCCCTGCGGCGTGGACGACCTACCCCACGTCCTGCGTCCCGCTTCGGTAGGCGGCGTGCTGGAGCGCGAGGGCATGGTCGAGACCGTCTCCTCCTTGGAGCGTGACGGCAGGCCGGTCTTCCGGGATCTGCGCTGGGGAGTGTACGTGGTCCTGAAGGCGCCGAACGACTACGCCCGAGCCTGCTTCAAGCAGTACGGGCTGAAGACGGACGACACCGGCAGCTATGCCGCCATGTACAAGCCGTATCATCTGATCGGGCTGGAACTCGGCATATCGGTGCTCTCGGCCGCTCTACGGGGCGAGCCGACCGGCCAGACCCGCGGTTTCCGCGGCGACGTGGCGGCCGTTGCCAAGCGGCCGCTCAAGGCCGGGGAGATGTTAGACGGCGAGGGCGGCTACACCGTCTGGGGCAAGCTGGTCCCGGCCGAGCGGAGCCTCGCCGAAGGGGCGCTTCCGATCGGACTCGCGCACAAGGTCAAGTTGCTGAAGGACGTCCCGGCGGGCCGGATCGTCACCTGGGCGGACATCAGCGTACCCGACACCGAAGCCGTCCGGGTCCGCCGCGACATGGAGCGGCGGTTCGCGCTCAAGGAGACCAGCGCCGCCGCCGAGTGA
- a CDS encoding TatD family hydrolase translates to MLIDSHCHLDFPDFAEERDEVIARAKRAGVARMVTISTRISRFDQIREIAEAYDEVYCTVGVHPHQAAEEQAVTSVERLVELSRHPKVVGIGESGLDYFYDNSPRDIQQAGFRIHAQACRETDLPIVVHTRDADADTARILRDEGAGQGLRGVLHCFSSGRDLAEQALEFGFYISLSGIVTFKRSEELRDIVRSVPLDRILVETDAPFLAPIPKRGKRNEPAFVAHTAAAVAEVKGVSPEELAARTTENFLRLFNRMPAPAAGATPAP, encoded by the coding sequence ATGCTGATCGACAGCCATTGCCACTTGGATTTCCCGGACTTCGCGGAGGAGCGGGACGAGGTGATCGCACGGGCCAAGCGGGCAGGGGTCGCCCGCATGGTCACGATCTCGACCCGGATCAGCCGGTTCGACCAGATCCGGGAGATCGCGGAGGCCTATGACGAGGTCTACTGCACCGTCGGCGTCCACCCGCACCAGGCGGCCGAGGAACAGGCGGTCACCTCGGTGGAGAGGCTGGTCGAGCTGTCTCGGCATCCCAAGGTGGTCGGGATCGGCGAGAGCGGCCTCGACTATTTCTACGACAACAGCCCGCGCGACATCCAGCAGGCGGGATTCCGCATACACGCCCAGGCCTGCCGCGAGACCGACCTGCCCATCGTGGTCCATACCCGGGATGCCGACGCGGACACCGCCCGGATCCTCAGGGACGAAGGGGCGGGGCAGGGGCTGCGCGGCGTCCTGCACTGCTTCAGCTCGGGCCGCGATCTGGCCGAGCAGGCACTGGAGTTCGGATTCTACATCTCGTTGTCGGGGATCGTGACCTTCAAGCGGTCGGAGGAGCTGCGCGACATCGTCCGTTCGGTGCCGCTCGACCGTATCCTGGTGGAAACCGACGCGCCGTTCCTGGCGCCCATCCCCAAGCGCGGCAAGCGCAACGAGCCCGCCTTCGTGGCGCATACCGCGGCGGCCGTCGCGGAGGTCAAGGGTGTCAGCCCGGAAGAGCTCGCGGCGCGGACGACCGAGAATTTCCTGAGGCTGTTCAACCGCATGCCGGCACCGGCCGCCGGGGCGACGCCGGCACCATGA
- the tmk gene encoding dTMP kinase has product MARGRFITFEGGEGAGKSTQLKLLVAALAGQGRDVLPTREPGGATGAEEIRRLLVSGEPGRWDGVTEALLHFAARRDHLTRTVWPALDAGRWVVSDRFADSTMAYQGYGHGLGRETIEQLYAVAVGDFAPDLTLILDIPPGTGVARAHARHDGEDRYERMDLSFHRRLRDGFLDIASREPGRCVVIDAGGTIEQVHAAVLAAVTRRCPS; this is encoded by the coding sequence GTGGCGCGCGGCCGATTCATCACGTTCGAGGGCGGCGAGGGCGCCGGCAAGAGTACCCAGCTCAAGCTGCTGGTGGCGGCGCTGGCCGGGCAGGGCAGGGATGTCCTGCCGACCCGCGAGCCCGGCGGCGCCACGGGGGCCGAGGAGATCCGCAGGCTCCTGGTTTCCGGGGAACCGGGCCGGTGGGACGGGGTGACGGAGGCCCTGCTCCATTTCGCGGCCCGCCGGGACCACCTGACGCGGACGGTCTGGCCGGCGCTGGACGCCGGCCGCTGGGTCGTCTCGGACCGCTTCGCCGACAGCACCATGGCCTATCAGGGCTATGGCCACGGGCTGGGACGGGAGACGATCGAACAACTCTACGCCGTCGCGGTCGGCGACTTCGCTCCAGACCTGACCCTGATCCTCGACATTCCGCCGGGTACGGGAGTCGCACGCGCCCACGCCCGGCATGACGGCGAGGACCGATATGAGCGGATGGACCTTAGCTTCCACCGGCGGCTCCGCGACGGGTTCCTGGACATAGCTTCCCGCGAGCCCGGCCGCTGCGTCGTGATCGATGCCGGCGGGACGATCGAGCAGGTGCATGCCGCCGTCCTGGCGGCCGTCACCCGGCGGTGCCCGTCATGA
- a CDS encoding DNA polymerase III subunit delta': MSTEIPDPRHNPELLAHDQAERILLDAWNSGRLPHAWLIGGVPGIGKATLAYRFARFLLAQGEEAGGLFGDPPAATSLGIGPEHPVFTRVASGGHADLLTIERPFDDKKGRLKSDIPVDQVRRIAPFLRLTAAEGGWRVVVLDGAERLNMNGQNAILKILEEPPARTVLLVVTENPGGLLPTIRSRCRKLLLNPLPEEVVADLLARMRPDLADADRAALARLAEGSIGRALDLAEAGGLALYRDLMGLLGTLPRLDVVAAHGLGDKLARKGADTAYYAVTDLLVWWLARFARSLARGAIPPEVVPGEAALMQRLARDRGLDRWVEVWEKVNRLFARAESANLDRKQVVLNALLTVEAAASA, translated from the coding sequence ATGAGCACCGAGATCCCGGACCCCCGCCACAATCCGGAGCTTCTTGCCCACGACCAGGCGGAGCGGATCCTGCTCGACGCCTGGAACTCGGGCCGGCTGCCGCACGCTTGGCTGATCGGCGGCGTGCCGGGCATCGGCAAGGCGACCCTGGCGTACCGGTTCGCCCGGTTCCTGCTGGCCCAGGGCGAGGAGGCGGGCGGGCTGTTCGGCGACCCGCCGGCCGCGACGAGCCTGGGGATCGGTCCCGAACACCCTGTTTTCACGCGTGTCGCGTCCGGCGGGCATGCCGACCTGCTGACCATCGAACGGCCCTTCGACGACAAGAAAGGCCGCCTGAAGTCGGACATCCCGGTCGACCAGGTCCGACGCATAGCGCCTTTCCTGCGCCTGACGGCCGCGGAAGGCGGCTGGCGCGTGGTCGTGCTGGACGGGGCCGAGCGGCTCAACATGAACGGCCAGAACGCGATCCTGAAGATCCTGGAGGAGCCGCCGGCCCGGACCGTGCTGCTGGTGGTGACGGAGAATCCCGGCGGCCTGCTCCCGACCATCCGGTCGCGCTGCCGCAAGCTGCTGCTCAACCCGCTGCCCGAGGAAGTCGTGGCAGACCTGCTGGCCCGGATGCGGCCGGATCTCGCCGACGCCGACCGGGCGGCGCTGGCCCGGCTGGCCGAGGGCAGCATCGGCCGGGCGCTCGATCTGGCCGAGGCGGGAGGATTGGCGCTGTACCGCGACCTGATGGGCCTGCTGGGCACGCTGCCGCGGCTCGACGTGGTCGCGGCCCACGGGCTGGGGGACAAGCTGGCGCGCAAGGGGGCGGATACCGCATATTATGCCGTGACCGACCTGCTGGTCTGGTGGCTGGCCCGCTTCGCCCGCTCGCTGGCCCGCGGCGCGATCCCGCCGGAGGTGGTCCCCGGAGAGGCAGCCCTGATGCAGCGCCTCGCGCGGGATCGCGGCCTTGATCGGTGGGTGGAGGTATGGGAAAAGGTCAACCGCCTTTTCGCACGGGCCGAGAGTGCCAATCTCGATCGCAAACAGGTCGTCCTGAACGCCTTGCTGACGGTGGAGGCCGCCGCTTCGGCCTGA
- the metG gene encoding methionine--tRNA ligase, with translation MAGPQPFYITTPIYYVNDVPHIGHAYTTLACDVLARFMRLDGRDVKFLTGTDEHGQKVEKSAQVAGVDPQTFTDRVSQNFRDLVGAMNYSNDDFIRTTEPRHIEACQALWRTLADKGEIYLGSYAGWYAVRDEAFYGEDELTTTPTGKKLAPSGAECEWVEEPSYFFRLSAWQDRLLKFYDENPDFILPPGKRNEVMAFVKSGLRDLSVSRTTFNWGVPVPGDEQHIMYVWLDALTNYITALGYPDTAPGTPYAKYWPADLHMVGKDILRFHAVYWPAFLMAAGLEPPKRVFAHGWWTIEGQKMSKSLGNVIAPETLVSTYGLDPTRYFLLREVPFGNDGDFSHRAMVNRLNGDLANDYGNLVQRVLSMIQKNCGAKVPDAGAFGEADDKLLGAAAALLGTVRRELSVQAFHKAIEAVWAVIGDANRYVDEQAPWALRKTDPARMGTVLYVLAETIRRLAILTQPLMPDASAKILDQLAVPAGERGFDRLAEGQALASGTPLPRPEGVFPRFVEEAGS, from the coding sequence ATGGCCGGGCCACAGCCCTTCTACATCACGACGCCGATCTATTACGTCAACGACGTGCCCCATATCGGCCACGCCTATACCACGCTGGCGTGCGATGTCCTGGCCCGGTTCATGCGGCTGGACGGCCGCGACGTGAAGTTCCTGACCGGCACCGACGAGCACGGCCAGAAGGTCGAGAAGTCGGCCCAGGTGGCCGGCGTCGATCCGCAGACCTTCACCGACCGGGTGTCGCAGAACTTCCGCGATCTCGTCGGCGCCATGAACTATTCCAACGACGACTTCATCCGCACGACCGAGCCGCGCCATATCGAGGCCTGCCAGGCCCTGTGGCGGACGCTGGCCGACAAGGGCGAGATCTACCTGGGTTCCTACGCCGGCTGGTACGCCGTCCGGGACGAGGCGTTCTATGGCGAGGACGAACTGACCACCACGCCGACCGGCAAGAAGCTGGCGCCCAGCGGGGCGGAGTGCGAGTGGGTCGAGGAACCCAGCTATTTCTTCCGCCTGTCGGCCTGGCAGGACCGGCTACTGAAGTTCTACGACGAGAACCCCGACTTCATCCTGCCGCCGGGCAAGCGCAACGAGGTCATGGCTTTCGTCAAATCGGGCCTGCGCGACCTGTCGGTCAGCCGGACCACCTTCAACTGGGGCGTTCCGGTGCCGGGCGACGAGCAGCACATCATGTATGTCTGGCTCGACGCGCTGACCAACTACATCACCGCGCTGGGCTATCCCGACACGGCGCCCGGCACGCCCTACGCCAAGTACTGGCCTGCCGACCTGCACATGGTCGGCAAGGACATCCTGCGGTTCCACGCGGTCTATTGGCCGGCCTTCCTGATGGCGGCCGGCCTGGAGCCGCCCAAGCGGGTGTTCGCCCATGGCTGGTGGACCATCGAAGGCCAGAAGATGTCCAAGTCCCTGGGCAACGTGATCGCGCCCGAGACGCTGGTCTCGACCTACGGGCTCGACCCGACCCGCTATTTCCTGCTGCGCGAAGTGCCGTTCGGCAACGATGGGGACTTCTCGCACCGGGCGATGGTCAACCGGCTGAACGGCGACTTGGCGAACGACTACGGCAACCTCGTCCAGCGCGTCCTGTCCATGATCCAGAAGAACTGCGGGGCCAAGGTGCCCGATGCCGGCGCCTTCGGCGAGGCGGACGACAAGCTCCTGGGGGCCGCCGCCGCACTGCTCGGCACCGTCCGGCGGGAGCTGTCGGTGCAGGCCTTCCACAAGGCCATCGAGGCGGTCTGGGCCGTCATCGGCGATGCCAATCGCTATGTGGACGAGCAGGCACCCTGGGCATTGCGCAAGACCGATCCGGCGCGTATGGGAACGGTCCTGTATGTGTTGGCCGAGACGATCCGCCGGCTGGCGATCCTGACCCAGCCGCTGATGCCCGACGCGTCGGCGAAGATCCTGGACCAGCTCGCCGTTCCGGCCGGGGAACGCGGGTTCGACAGGCTCGCCGAAGGGCAGGCGCTGGCGTCGGGAACCCCGCTGCCCCGTCCCGAGGGCGTGTTCCCGCGGTTCGTAGAGGAAGCTGGAAGCTGA
- the dmeF gene encoding CDF family Co(II)/Ni(II) efflux transporter DmeF codes for MHSDSLHRWQHDHSFGQDRAAAGERRTILVVLITAVTMVIEVVAGLWTGSMALLADGVHMASHVLALGITVFAYVYARRHAHDPRFSFGTGKVNALAGFTGALLLAVVALGMAWESAGRLLAPGEIAFDEAIMVAILGLVVNAASVVILGGHRHGHDHKRSHDHDHEHHHHGHGHHREDHNLRSAYLHVLADALTSGLAILALLGAKYLDAGWLDPVMGIVGAVLVANWSRGLLRSTTGVLLDHQAPESLRRRLRGILERGDGDRIADLHVWSVGPGVHAAIVSIVTHDPHPPEYYRELIPDDLGIRHLSVEVNRCT; via the coding sequence ATGCACAGTGACTCCCTTCATCGTTGGCAGCACGACCACAGCTTCGGCCAGGATCGCGCGGCGGCCGGCGAACGGCGCACGATCCTGGTGGTCCTGATCACGGCCGTGACCATGGTGATCGAGGTCGTCGCCGGCCTGTGGACCGGGTCGATGGCGCTGCTGGCCGACGGCGTCCACATGGCGTCCCATGTGCTGGCGCTGGGCATCACGGTCTTCGCCTATGTCTATGCGCGCCGGCATGCCCATGATCCCCGCTTCAGCTTCGGGACCGGCAAGGTCAATGCCTTGGCCGGCTTCACCGGTGCGCTGCTGCTGGCCGTGGTGGCGTTGGGAATGGCGTGGGAAAGCGCCGGCCGCCTGCTCGCCCCCGGGGAAATCGCGTTCGACGAGGCGATCATGGTCGCGATTCTGGGGCTGGTCGTGAATGCGGCGAGCGTCGTGATTCTCGGCGGCCACCGGCATGGTCACGACCACAAGCGTAGTCACGACCATGACCATGAGCATCATCATCACGGTCATGGGCACCACCGTGAGGACCATAACCTGCGTTCGGCCTACCTGCATGTCCTTGCCGATGCCCTGACTTCGGGGCTGGCGATCCTGGCGCTTCTCGGGGCGAAGTATCTCGACGCGGGCTGGCTCGATCCGGTGATGGGCATCGTCGGCGCCGTGCTGGTCGCCAATTGGTCGCGCGGGCTTCTGCGCAGCACGACCGGCGTCCTGCTGGACCACCAGGCGCCGGAATCGCTGCGCCGGCGGCTGCGCGGCATCCTGGAGCGCGGCGACGGCGACCGGATCGCCGACCTGCATGTCTGGTCGGTCGGACCGGGCGTCCATGCCGCGATCGTCAGCATCGTGACGCACGACCCGCATCCGCCGGAATATTACCGGGAGCTGATTCCCGACGACCTCGGCATCAGGCATCTCAGCGTGGAAGTCAATCGCTGCACATGA
- a CDS encoding D-alanyl-D-alanine carboxypeptidase family protein, with protein sequence MRVAREMSVAHPRKPIAWIAGIIVSCIASVSSAASIDTIAKQAILIDMSTGTTLFEKNAHQRMPTSSMSKIMTMYMVFDRLRAGRLSLDDTLPVSERAWRMQGSKMFTELNAQIRVEDLIKGVIIQSGNDASVVLAEGLSGSEERFAEEMTRRAREIGLNESNFRNATGWPDENHYSTASDLALLAQHLIKDYPEYYHYYSQTEFTYHGIKQGNRNPLLYRNMDVDGLKTGHTETAGYGLTASAQRNGRRLVLVVNGLPSMQARADESARLLEWGFREFESYALFKKGEPVDQAAVWLGDADTVPLVVEEDLRVTMNRDERRNLKVSVVLEEPVPAPVAQGTPLGKIVMEAPGFSRKEVPLVAGQSVDRLGFVGRIGAAAMHLISGGGS encoded by the coding sequence ATGAGGGTAGCAAGAGAGATGTCCGTCGCCCATCCGCGCAAACCGATCGCCTGGATCGCAGGGATCATCGTTTCCTGCATCGCGAGCGTCTCGTCGGCTGCGTCGATCGACACCATCGCGAAGCAGGCGATCCTGATCGACATGTCGACGGGGACAACCCTGTTCGAGAAGAACGCCCACCAGCGCATGCCGACCTCCTCGATGAGCAAGATCATGACCATGTACATGGTCTTCGATCGGCTCAGGGCGGGCCGCCTGTCGCTGGACGACACGCTTCCGGTCAGCGAGCGGGCCTGGCGCATGCAGGGCTCGAAGATGTTCACCGAGTTGAACGCGCAGATCCGGGTCGAGGATCTCATCAAGGGCGTGATCATCCAGTCCGGCAACGATGCCTCGGTCGTCCTGGCGGAAGGGCTGTCCGGCTCGGAGGAGCGGTTCGCGGAGGAAATGACGCGGCGCGCGCGGGAGATCGGCCTGAACGAGAGCAACTTCAGGAACGCCACCGGCTGGCCGGACGAGAACCACTACTCGACCGCCTCCGACTTGGCGCTGCTGGCCCAGCACCTGATCAAGGACTACCCGGAATACTATCACTACTACTCGCAGACCGAGTTCACCTATCACGGCATCAAGCAGGGTAACCGCAACCCGCTGTTGTATCGCAACATGGACGTGGACGGGCTGAAGACCGGCCATACCGAAACGGCGGGATACGGCCTGACGGCATCCGCCCAGCGCAACGGGCGGCGGCTGGTCCTGGTGGTCAACGGGCTGCCCAGCATGCAGGCGCGGGCCGACGAATCCGCCCGCCTGCTGGAATGGGGCTTCCGGGAATTCGAGTCCTACGCCCTGTTCAAGAAGGGCGAGCCGGTCGACCAGGCCGCCGTGTGGCTGGGCGATGCCGACACCGTCCCGCTGGTGGTCGAGGAGGACCTGCGGGTCACCATGAACCGGGATGAGCGCCGCAACCTCAAGGTCTCGGTCGTGCTGGAGGAGCCGGTGCCGGCTCCGGTCGCCCAGGGCACGCCGCTGGGCAAGATCGTCATGGAGGCGCCGGGCTTCAGCAGGAAGGAAGTGCCGTTGGTGGCCGGGCAGAGCGTCGACCGGCTTGGCTTCGTCGGCCGGATCGGCGCCGCAGCGATGCACCTGATCTCGGGCGGAGGCAGTTGA